Proteins found in one Vallitalea guaymasensis genomic segment:
- a CDS encoding dihydroxyacetone kinase subunit DhaK, protein MQRIINNPNEVVEDMLKGFVKTHCDIVDKTDNSRVLKYKNAPIEGKVGVVTGGGSGHKPAFIGYIGKNMIDAVAIGEIFSSPTAKAFYDSFKAANSGNGVACLYGNYAGDNMNVKMALEMAKMEGIEVKTVVANDDVASAPKTEREKRRGVAGEIIMWKVGGAKAAQGGSLDEVIEVSQRAIDNTRSVGIGLSPCTIPAVGKPNFTIEEGTMEVGIGHHGEPGIKVSELKTADEMAESMLDIILPDYPFVEGDEVVALVSGLGATSVMELYILYNKVEEILTEKGIKVHKSYVGNYFTSLDMMGVTLTLTKLDDELKELIDVEVDTMGLTQFGSK, encoded by the coding sequence ATGCAAAGAATTATTAATAATCCAAATGAAGTTGTAGAAGACATGTTAAAAGGTTTTGTCAAGACACATTGTGATATAGTCGATAAAACTGATAATTCAAGAGTACTGAAGTATAAGAATGCTCCAATAGAAGGAAAAGTGGGTGTTGTAACAGGTGGAGGCTCAGGTCATAAACCAGCTTTTATTGGATACATTGGCAAAAATATGATAGATGCAGTTGCTATCGGTGAGATATTTTCTTCACCTACCGCAAAGGCATTCTATGATTCATTTAAAGCGGCGAATTCAGGCAATGGAGTAGCATGTTTATATGGAAATTACGCTGGAGATAACATGAATGTAAAAATGGCGTTGGAAATGGCAAAAATGGAGGGCATTGAAGTAAAAACAGTTGTAGCTAATGACGATGTTGCTTCCGCACCTAAGACTGAAAGAGAAAAAAGACGAGGTGTTGCCGGTGAGATTATCATGTGGAAAGTAGGAGGAGCAAAAGCGGCTCAAGGTGGTAGTCTTGATGAGGTTATTGAAGTATCTCAAAGAGCAATAGATAATACTAGAAGTGTAGGAATTGGACTTTCACCTTGTACAATACCTGCTGTAGGTAAGCCTAACTTCACCATAGAGGAAGGTACTATGGAAGTCGGTATAGGTCATCATGGAGAACCAGGAATAAAAGTAAGTGAACTGAAAACAGCAGATGAAATGGCTGAATCTATGCTTGATATAATATTGCCTGATTATCCTTTTGTAGAAGGTGATGAAGTAGTGGCTTTAGTATCTGGACTTGGTGCCACTTCAGTTATGGAATTATATATTTTATATAATAAGGTAGAAGAAATATTAACAGAAAAAGGAATCAAAGTCCATAAATCCTATGTGGGTAATTATTTTACTTCACTTGATATGATGGGAGTTACATTGACATTGACAAAACTGGATGATGAGTTAAAAGAACTTATAGACGTTGAAGTAGACACAATGGGACTTACACAATTTGGCTCTAAATGA
- the dhaL gene encoding dihydroxyacetone kinase subunit DhaL, with product MAYILNKNSSIIVDNLIETIINNTEYLSEIDGAIGDGDHGINMNKGFSICKTRLADKEVNLAEALKTLGLVLMMEIGGSMGPLYGTFFVEMSKVISDKEEIDKDVFGKMLNAALKGLQSLGNAKVGDKTMMDTLVPAVVKFDKEIGEGKSFVEALQAMKTAAEKGKDSTKDLVAKVGRASRLGERSRGVLDAGAVSCNLILACIIDSVIELIEDM from the coding sequence ATGGCTTATATATTAAATAAAAACAGTTCTATCATTGTAGACAACTTAATTGAAACAATAATCAATAATACAGAATATCTAAGTGAGATTGATGGAGCAATTGGTGATGGTGATCATGGTATAAATATGAACAAAGGTTTTTCTATATGCAAAACCAGATTGGCTGACAAAGAAGTCAATCTAGCAGAAGCTCTCAAGACATTGGGTCTCGTACTAATGATGGAGATTGGAGGTTCCATGGGACCTCTATATGGTACATTCTTTGTAGAAATGTCAAAGGTCATCAGTGATAAAGAAGAAATCGATAAAGATGTTTTCGGTAAAATGTTAAACGCAGCTTTAAAAGGTTTACAATCATTAGGTAATGCCAAGGTTGGAGACAAGACCATGATGGATACTTTAGTTCCTGCAGTAGTGAAATTTGACAAAGAAATTGGTGAAGGAAAAAGTTTTGTGGAAGCATTACAAGCCATGAAGACAGCAGCAGAAAAAGGAAAAGATTCAACAAAGGACCTTGTAGCAAAAGTAGGTAGAGCCAGTAGATTGGGTGAAAGATCAAGAGGTGTATTAGATGCAGGAGCTGTATCTTGTAATTTAATACTAGCATGTATAATTGATTCTGTGATAGAATTAATTGAAGATATGTAA
- a CDS encoding 6-phosphofructokinase — protein sequence MKNAIVAQSGGPTAVINASAIGVINGILESNYYDRIYGGINGIQGILDNRIIDLTNLDINQLECIKYTPSSFLGSCRYKLKDCDEQEEEYLRLFQILDEYDIHTLFYIGGNDSMDTVSKLSEYAKLRGLNKQVIGIPKTIDNDLCHTDHTPGYGSAVKYIVTTILETYLDFNAYSNKGIFILETMGRDTGWLAASGVLAKINGKAIVDFIYLPEIEFSPEKFLKEVEEKYKEQKSVYIIVSEGIKDSSGEYFFGVNSTDHDAFSHSQLGGVGQYLKKLILERGIATRIKTFELNIAQRCSMHCVSDRDIEEAFILGKEAVQESVEGYTGFMIGIERLQDNPYKMQTFRVDASSVANNIKHFPAEWINEEKNNVKSDAIDYIAPLITLSQDLSIDSGLPEYFCLEKK from the coding sequence ATGAAGAATGCTATAGTTGCTCAGTCAGGAGGACCTACAGCAGTTATTAATGCCAGTGCTATTGGGGTAATTAACGGTATACTAGAAAGCAATTATTATGACAGAATATATGGTGGGATCAATGGTATTCAAGGAATTCTAGATAATAGAATTATTGATCTGACTAATCTTGACATTAACCAATTAGAATGTATTAAATACACACCTTCTTCATTTCTTGGATCATGCAGGTATAAATTAAAAGATTGCGATGAACAAGAGGAAGAGTATCTACGATTATTTCAGATACTGGATGAGTATGATATACATACACTGTTTTACATTGGTGGAAATGATTCCATGGATACTGTTAGCAAACTAAGCGAATATGCCAAGTTAAGAGGCTTGAACAAACAAGTAATAGGTATACCTAAGACTATTGACAATGACTTATGTCATACAGATCATACACCTGGATATGGTAGTGCAGTCAAGTACATTGTAACCACAATCTTAGAGACATATTTGGATTTTAACGCTTACTCCAATAAAGGCATTTTTATTTTAGAGACAATGGGAAGAGATACTGGTTGGTTAGCAGCGAGTGGTGTTCTTGCAAAAATAAATGGAAAAGCCATTGTAGACTTTATATATTTACCTGAAATAGAGTTCTCACCCGAAAAATTTCTAAAAGAGGTTGAAGAAAAGTACAAAGAACAAAAGTCAGTTTATATAATTGTTTCAGAAGGTATCAAGGATAGTTCAGGAGAATATTTTTTTGGTGTTAATTCCACAGACCATGATGCGTTTTCTCACTCCCAGCTGGGAGGAGTGGGGCAATATTTGAAAAAGTTAATCCTTGAAAGAGGTATTGCCACAAGAATTAAGACCTTTGAACTTAATATAGCTCAAAGATGCAGCATGCATTGTGTATCTGATAGAGATATTGAAGAAGCGTTTATTTTAGGCAAAGAGGCAGTACAAGAATCTGTGGAGGGATACACAGGCTTTATGATTGGAATTGAGAGATTGCAGGATAATCCATATAAAATGCAGACTTTTAGGGTTGATGCATCATCAGTAGCAAATAATATAAAACATTTTCCTGCTGAATGGATTAATGAAGAAAAGAATAATGTCAAGAGTGATGCTATTGATTACATAGCTCCTTTAATAACCTTATCTCAAGATTTATCAATTGATAGTGGACTGCCAGAATACTTTTGCTTAGAAAAAAAGTAA
- the yedF gene encoding sulfurtransferase-like selenium metabolism protein YedF, with protein MEKVIVINNDVFGHGDRILGEKLMGAFLKKIWARNEKPEAILFYNAGVKLTAKGSTVLDVLTGLSESGVELLACGTCINFYELKDKMMVGRISNMEEISSTMMEAKSVITI; from the coding sequence ATGGAAAAAGTTATAGTTATTAATAATGATGTATTTGGTCATGGAGATAGAATTTTAGGTGAAAAGTTAATGGGGGCTTTTCTAAAGAAAATCTGGGCTAGAAATGAAAAACCAGAAGCAATATTGTTCTATAATGCTGGCGTAAAACTTACAGCAAAAGGTTCAACAGTTCTTGATGTGCTTACTGGATTAAGTGAATCAGGTGTTGAATTGTTGGCATGTGGAACATGTATCAATTTCTATGAATTGAAAGATAAGATGATGGTTGGCAGGATAAGTAATATGGAGGAGATTTCATCAACCATGATGGAAGCAAAAAGTGTAATAACAATCTAA
- the arcC gene encoding carbamate kinase gives MGKLAVIAIGGNSLIKDKRQSVDDQYIAVCETVKHIVDVIEEGYEVIVTHGNGPQVGFIMRRSEIAHETDDMHLVPLVNCDADTQGAIGYQIQQALQNEFHKRGMKKKATTVVSQVEVDKNDKAFSNPSKPIGSFYSEDKIDKIKEEHPNWILINDSGRGYRRVVPSPMPINIIEQDSIELLIEKGVTVIAVGGGGIPVIRDEEDNLIGVNAVIDKDNASSLLAGELNADLFIISTAVPNVCINFGKENEEKLHDVGMDKIKNLRNEGHFAPGSMLPKINACINFLENGGKKAIITCPEELKEAVMGDKGTIISK, from the coding sequence ATGGGTAAGTTGGCTGTAATAGCTATTGGGGGTAATTCTTTAATCAAAGATAAAAGGCAATCAGTAGACGATCAATACATAGCGGTCTGTGAAACAGTGAAACATATTGTTGATGTAATTGAAGAAGGATATGAAGTAATTGTAACACATGGGAATGGTCCACAAGTTGGATTTATCATGAGACGCTCAGAAATAGCTCATGAAACTGATGATATGCATCTTGTACCTTTGGTTAACTGTGATGCAGATACACAAGGTGCCATAGGATATCAAATACAACAAGCATTACAGAATGAATTTCATAAAAGAGGAATGAAGAAAAAGGCTACTACTGTCGTAAGCCAAGTTGAGGTTGATAAAAATGACAAAGCTTTTTCAAACCCTTCTAAACCAATTGGTTCATTCTATAGTGAAGACAAGATAGACAAAATAAAAGAAGAGCATCCTAATTGGATATTGATAAATGATTCAGGAAGAGGATACAGAAGAGTTGTGCCATCACCTATGCCAATAAATATTATTGAACAAGATTCAATAGAATTGTTGATAGAAAAAGGTGTTACAGTTATAGCTGTAGGTGGCGGCGGAATACCTGTTATAAGAGATGAAGAAGATAATTTGATAGGTGTTAATGCTGTAATAGATAAAGATAATGCATCAAGTTTATTAGCTGGTGAACTGAATGCCGATTTATTTATTATATCTACTGCAGTACCTAATGTATGCATTAATTTTGGTAAAGAGAATGAAGAAAAGCTTCATGATGTGGGTATGGACAAAATAAAGAATCTACGAAATGAAGGACATTTCGCTCCAGGAAGTATGCTTCCTAAGATTAATGCTTGTATAAATTTCCTTGAGAATGGTGGAAAAAAAGCTATAATTACATGTCCTGAAGAATTGAAAGAAGCAGTTATGGGAGATAAGGGAACTATAATATCAAAATAG
- a CDS encoding peptidylprolyl isomerase produces the protein MENKNPIVTMEIENGNKIEIELYPNIAPNTVNNFISLVKKGFYDGLTFHRVIPGFMIQGGCPEGTGMGGPGYSIKGEFNMNRFTNDLKHTKGVISMARSANPNSAGSQFFLMVADAPHLDGQYAAFGKVVSGIEEADKIVSVDRDYQDKPYEPQIIKKVTVDTFGVEYDEVVTV, from the coding sequence ATGGAGAATAAAAACCCTATAGTTACAATGGAAATTGAAAATGGTAATAAGATTGAAATAGAATTATATCCTAATATAGCACCAAACACAGTTAATAACTTTATTTCATTAGTTAAAAAAGGATTTTATGATGGACTTACTTTTCATAGAGTAATCCCTGGTTTCATGATTCAAGGTGGATGTCCAGAAGGTACTGGAATGGGTGGCCCAGGATATTCAATAAAAGGCGAATTCAACATGAATAGATTCACTAATGATCTAAAACATACAAAAGGTGTAATATCTATGGCTAGATCAGCTAATCCTAATTCAGCTGGTTCACAATTTTTCCTAATGGTTGCAGATGCACCACATTTAGATGGTCAATATGCAGCATTCGGTAAAGTGGTTTCTGGTATAGAAGAGGCTGATAAAATAGTAAGTGTTGATAGAGATTATCAAGATAAACCTTATGAACCACAAATAATAAAAAAAGTTACTGTAGATACATTTGGTGTAGAATATGATGAAGTAGTTACAGTGTAA
- a CDS encoding type II toxin-antitoxin system prevent-host-death family antitoxin produces MMEYNNLKKTITATELKNNLGKYLDYAIDDNEIVITKNGKKAARLTPYITDIERYYTVREEAVDYQYGGKKVSYEEFMEIYEKSELRMEFINGEIIILGSPSTFHQEISGNLYVILRGFLKGKKCKVFYAPFDVHFNKIDFKEPDVMQPDLLIACDTEDTVNERGRYMGTPTLVVEILSPSTRSRDMVDKLNTYMLSGVKEFWVIDPKKKDVLVYGFDKFQIEEFCSYKPGDILKSYHFEDLEVSINDIFELI; encoded by the coding sequence ATGATGGAATATAATAATCTAAAGAAAACAATTACAGCGACAGAACTAAAGAATAATCTAGGGAAATACTTGGATTATGCAATTGATGACAATGAAATTGTCATAACCAAAAATGGAAAAAAAGCAGCAAGACTAACTCCATACATTACTGATATCGAACGATATTATACAGTAAGGGAAGAAGCAGTGGACTATCAATATGGAGGTAAAAAGGTATCATATGAAGAATTTATGGAGATATATGAGAAAAGTGAATTGAGAATGGAGTTTATTAATGGAGAGATCATCATTTTAGGTTCTCCCAGTACATTTCATCAAGAAATATCAGGTAATCTTTATGTTATATTAAGAGGTTTCCTGAAAGGTAAGAAGTGTAAAGTATTCTATGCACCATTTGATGTACATTTCAATAAAATTGATTTCAAGGAACCAGATGTCATGCAGCCTGATTTGTTGATTGCTTGTGATACAGAAGACACAGTTAACGAAAGAGGACGTTATATGGGAACACCTACACTTGTAGTAGAGATTTTATCACCAAGTACAAGATCTAGAGATATGGTAGATAAATTGAATACTTATATGTTATCAGGTGTAAAAGAATTTTGGGTGATTGACCCTAAGAAAAAAGATGTATTAGTATATGGGTTTGATAAATTTCAAATAGAGGAATTTTGTTCTTATAAACCAGGTGATATACTCAAGTCTTACCACTTTGAAGATTTAGAGGTTAGTATTAATGATATATTTGAGTTAATTTAA
- a CDS encoding PadR family transcriptional regulator has translation MERIKKQLKKGTLEIIILSLISKKEMYGYEIIQQLEQNSNGFYSLKEGSLYPVLYRLEDSDFIESYMFHEEGKRKITRKYYKITDKGINQINNYLKEWNNFVFITNKILGIEGDINE, from the coding sequence TTGGAGAGAATAAAAAAACAACTTAAGAAAGGAACTTTAGAAATTATTATCTTAAGCTTGATAAGCAAAAAGGAAATGTATGGATATGAAATCATACAGCAATTAGAACAAAACAGCAATGGATTCTATTCATTGAAAGAAGGTTCTCTATATCCTGTATTATATAGGCTTGAAGATAGTGATTTCATAGAGAGTTATATGTTCCACGAGGAAGGGAAAAGAAAAATTACAAGAAAATATTATAAGATAACTGATAAGGGGATAAATCAGATTAATAATTATCTAAAAGAATGGAATAACTTTGTTTTTATAACTAATAAAATTCTTGGTATAGAAGGTGATATAAATGAATAA
- a CDS encoding S41 family peptidase — translation MRKNNKEFIVLVVLAVIMIAVLFIKMPNDNAEGSTPKIDINSLSDDSTDDHIVELWREDISYLAKNLKSKHKNLYHTISKSEFKKETNLLLEKIPDLNNIGRVIGLKSLVAKIGDGHTTVIENMNVRYFPLKFMMFEDGIVVTNTTEEYKEILGTKLVQIGNEPVENIIEKMGDIISRDNEVQLLKGTLNYLINADFLYEYGYIKDIKGSKYVFQNSQGEKITLDLKSLSTQSNEKWVSIVSKYPKIADMGYIKNTNNPYWYEYLSQEKLIYFQYNVCMNNKERPINEFIDELSAFIEDKDVEKFVFDMRFNGGGDSRIIEPLINELVKNEAINTKDNLYVVIGGDTFSSAILNTLSMKKETNATIIGSPTGGKPNHYGEIKTFRLPNTGITIQYSTKYFKHSENDEDSIYPDIHIKYYLDDFINGIDPVMKEIIKK, via the coding sequence ATGAGGAAAAATAATAAAGAGTTTATAGTTCTAGTAGTTTTAGCTGTCATTATGATAGCAGTTCTTTTTATAAAAATGCCAAATGATAATGCAGAAGGTAGTACCCCTAAGATAGATATTAATAGTTTAAGTGATGATAGTACTGATGACCATATTGTTGAATTATGGAGAGAAGATATCTCATATCTAGCTAAGAATTTAAAATCAAAACATAAGAACCTTTATCATACTATAAGTAAAAGCGAGTTCAAGAAAGAAACTAACCTATTGTTGGAAAAAATACCTGATTTGAATAATATAGGAAGAGTTATAGGCTTAAAAAGCTTAGTTGCAAAAATAGGTGATGGACACACTACTGTTATAGAGAACATGAATGTAAGATATTTCCCATTGAAATTTATGATGTTTGAAGATGGGATAGTTGTTACTAATACCACAGAAGAGTATAAAGAGATATTAGGAACCAAATTGGTACAGATAGGTAATGAACCAGTAGAAAATATTATTGAAAAGATGGGAGACATAATCTCTAGGGATAATGAGGTGCAATTATTAAAAGGTACTCTAAATTATCTTATAAATGCTGACTTCTTATATGAATATGGATATATCAAAGATATTAAAGGAAGTAAATATGTTTTCCAGAATTCACAAGGTGAAAAAATCACATTAGACCTTAAAAGCTTATCCACTCAAAGCAATGAAAAATGGGTTTCTATCGTGAGTAAATATCCTAAGATAGCTGACATGGGCTATATTAAAAACACAAACAATCCATATTGGTATGAATACTTGTCACAAGAGAAATTAATATATTTTCAATATAATGTATGTATGAATAATAAGGAAAGACCAATAAATGAATTCATAGATGAATTATCAGCATTCATAGAGGATAAAGATGTGGAGAAATTTGTATTTGATATGAGATTCAATGGTGGAGGAGATTCTCGTATTATTGAACCACTAATTAATGAACTTGTTAAAAATGAAGCTATCAATACAAAAGATAATTTGTATGTAGTTATTGGCGGTGATACTTTTTCATCGGCAATACTTAATACTCTATCCATGAAAAAAGAAACCAATGCGACAATTATTGGTAGTCCAACTGGAGGCAAACCAAACCATTATGGTGAAATAAAAACTTTTAGACTACCTAATACTGGTATTACAATACAATACTCTACCAAATATTTTAAGCATAGTGAAAACGATGAGGATTCTATATATCCTGATATCCATATAAAATATTATTTAGATGATTTTATTAATGGCATTGACCCAGTGATGAAAGAAATTATAAAAAAGTAA
- a CDS encoding extracellular solute-binding protein: protein MKKRKITGLVLCFCLIIVLLYGCKSHSEPTSKDKTTHTTVEPNNEDNELEDVEKSQEDDIITLTLVEKDFMPSNTDDLEYIDEINSALSENGIKAKLELVQLPQGSYSEKIDELITDGNIPDIIWFRDGIDKKYAEQGMLVDLTEYIDDSKVLGKAMEEYNKSRIDSYPYLLRIRYNTPKLAVVRKDWLDELELPIPKTVQDYYTVLSAFANSDFDHNGEKDTYGVTVTGDTDRLDDIFNAAFSMPTTWIKDETGKYIYSKVSWCEKEKLAFYRKLVEEKILDPDYAVTKWDSMEEKLYTGKVGMIIGSAGKVIEIYNTKLRNAGIETDLIPLDPPIGNSGNGLAPVDVTREDKGFAISNQCEHKDLAFRVLEFMASDEGQLLDRLGIEGRDYTIDGYGNITRTKKGEEWYARFFDVPSWESPVPLLSDIAQESLDIASKYYTEDINFEIPKEYSTNWDEMTSLYKEYSYKIINGEIGIEKFDEFVEKWYKAGGEEITELAQEKLK, encoded by the coding sequence ATGAAAAAGAGAAAAATTACAGGGCTAGTATTATGTTTTTGTCTAATAATAGTTTTGTTGTATGGATGTAAAAGTCATAGCGAACCAACATCTAAAGATAAAACTACCCATACAACCGTAGAGCCTAATAATGAGGATAATGAGTTAGAGGATGTAGAAAAGTCACAAGAGGATGATATAATAACATTGACTCTAGTAGAAAAAGATTTTATGCCATCTAATACTGATGATTTAGAGTATATTGATGAAATAAATTCTGCATTATCAGAGAATGGAATAAAAGCTAAGTTAGAATTAGTACAGCTTCCTCAAGGAAGTTATTCAGAAAAAATAGATGAATTGATTACTGACGGTAATATACCTGATATCATATGGTTCAGGGATGGAATTGATAAAAAATATGCCGAACAGGGTATGTTGGTTGATCTGACAGAGTATATTGATGATTCAAAAGTATTGGGTAAAGCTATGGAGGAATACAATAAATCTCGTATAGATTCGTATCCATACCTGTTAAGAATTAGATATAACACTCCCAAGCTGGCAGTGGTGAGAAAAGATTGGTTAGATGAATTAGAATTACCAATTCCTAAGACGGTTCAGGATTATTATACTGTATTAAGCGCATTTGCTAATAGTGATTTTGATCATAATGGTGAAAAAGACACTTATGGGGTAACAGTCACAGGTGATACAGATAGGCTCGATGATATTTTCAACGCTGCTTTTTCAATGCCTACCACTTGGATAAAAGACGAAACTGGCAAATACATCTATTCAAAGGTAAGTTGGTGTGAAAAAGAGAAATTAGCTTTTTACCGTAAATTGGTAGAAGAAAAAATACTTGATCCAGATTATGCTGTAACTAAATGGGATTCTATGGAAGAAAAATTATATACAGGAAAAGTCGGTATGATTATAGGATCAGCAGGAAAAGTCATTGAAATCTATAATACCAAATTAAGAAATGCAGGAATTGAAACTGATCTAATTCCCCTTGATCCTCCTATAGGAAATAGCGGTAATGGATTAGCTCCAGTAGATGTTACAAGAGAAGACAAAGGTTTTGCAATATCTAATCAGTGTGAGCATAAAGACCTGGCTTTTAGAGTACTAGAATTTATGGCTTCTGATGAAGGGCAATTATTAGATAGACTTGGAATTGAAGGAAGAGATTATACAATAGATGGTTATGGTAATATTACACGTACTAAAAAAGGTGAAGAGTGGTATGCCAGATTTTTTGATGTACCCTCATGGGAATCACCAGTTCCATTACTATCAGATATAGCTCAAGAATCACTTGATATAGCATCTAAATATTACACTGAAGATATTAATTTTGAAATTCCTAAGGAGTATAGTACCAATTGGGATGAAATGACCAGTCTCTACAAAGAATATTCCTATAAAATCATCAATGGTGAAATAGGTATTGAAAAATTTGATGAATTCGTTGAAAAATGGTATAAGGCTGGTGGAGAAGAAATTACAGAGTTAGCACAGGAAAAGCTAAAATAA
- a CDS encoding MFS transporter encodes MNESQDNKRKVSTLRYSLGMLGLQIPSQAFTVFLMYYYVDTLNLAVGLAAIGRGIFSVWDAVDNILFGYLSDNTRTKWGRRKPWLIGALPFYIIFFILVFSTPSSFMEGNRLFWYFTIIIFLYETFATILWGNYGALFPELFRKNSLRAKASGLKQIFGIIGTIIGMAVTPILYKNLGFTMMAVVYGIIGTVILLYSILGSHEDKSLIDTPKIPFVKAFKETLSNKLFWIYSIAYTFIQFVFGLLIAALPFYAKYSLGLDSDKTSLMMASIFVVAIPAVLIWTKLVKKVGASKTWLIGVAVIGITVIPLGFSYNFTTGIISGMLLGIGYCSVLISGEVITSEIIDKDAEKTGSRREAIYLSVYGFIIRISGVFQSVAFALIGVLYGYVNGDNPGPNPAGAFRFLMSVIPFISLVIAFFIGVLYRKEQKKL; translated from the coding sequence TTGAATGAATCACAGGACAACAAAAGAAAAGTATCAACATTAAGGTATTCATTAGGTATGCTCGGTTTGCAAATACCTAGTCAGGCTTTCACTGTATTTCTCATGTACTATTATGTGGATACCCTTAACTTGGCAGTGGGTCTTGCAGCAATTGGACGAGGTATATTTTCAGTGTGGGATGCAGTAGATAATATTTTATTTGGTTATTTATCAGATAATACTCGTACCAAATGGGGCAGAAGAAAACCCTGGCTCATTGGAGCATTACCTTTCTACATAATATTTTTTATCTTGGTTTTCTCTACACCTTCAAGTTTTATGGAGGGAAATAGACTTTTTTGGTATTTTACTATAATTATTTTTCTGTATGAAACTTTTGCAACTATTTTATGGGGAAATTATGGTGCGCTTTTCCCTGAATTATTCAGAAAAAACTCATTAAGAGCAAAAGCCAGCGGATTGAAACAGATCTTTGGAATCATTGGTACAATCATTGGTATGGCTGTAACTCCAATATTATATAAAAATCTTGGGTTTACTATGATGGCTGTTGTATATGGCATTATTGGTACTGTGATATTGTTGTACTCTATACTTGGGAGTCATGAGGATAAGTCTCTGATTGATACTCCGAAAATACCTTTTGTCAAGGCATTCAAAGAAACTCTTAGCAATAAATTATTCTGGATCTATTCTATTGCTTATACTTTCATACAATTTGTTTTTGGTCTGCTTATAGCGGCTTTACCGTTTTATGCTAAGTATTCTCTAGGATTAGATTCTGATAAGACCTCTCTGATGATGGCTTCTATATTCGTTGTAGCTATTCCAGCTGTGCTTATATGGACTAAGCTTGTTAAAAAAGTAGGTGCTTCCAAGACATGGTTGATAGGTGTAGCGGTTATCGGGATAACAGTCATTCCTTTAGGTTTTTCGTATAATTTTACTACAGGGATTATTTCGGGAATGCTGTTGGGCATAGGCTATTGCAGTGTTTTAATTAGTGGTGAGGTAATTACTAGTGAGATTATTGATAAGGATGCTGAAAAAACAGGTTCAAGGAGAGAGGCTATCTATCTTAGTGTTTATGGGTTTATTATTAGAATCAGTGGAGTTTTTCAAAGTGTGGCTTTTGCATTGATTGGAGTGTTGTATGGATATGTTAATGGGGATAATCCAGGTCCTAATCCAGCAGGTGCGTTTAGATTTTTGATGTCGGTAATTCCGTTTATATCTTTGGTTATAGCGTTTTTTATTGGGGTTTTATATAGAAAAGAACAGAAGAAATTATAA